From Streptomyces durmitorensis, a single genomic window includes:
- a CDS encoding energy-coupling factor ABC transporter ATP-binding protein, whose amino-acid sequence MSEPSAPREREASETLVALRAASYAYEEGPTVLSGLDFDVTEGRALALLGRNGSGKTTLMRLLSGGLRPDQGGLTLGGTPVTYDRKGLTRLRTTVQLVVQDPDDQLFAASVEQDVSFGPLNLGLSDAEVRARVAEALAALDISALADRPTHLLSYGQRKRTAIAGAVAMRPRVLILDEPTAGLDPDGQERLLDTLQGLRDAGTTVVMATHDVDLALRWADDAALLTPSGVRTGPVAQMLAHRDLLAQAGLRLPWGIAVSELLRTKGLLDVAGEGPRTPEELAALTAPAMPGASAG is encoded by the coding sequence ATGAGCGAGCCGAGCGCTCCTCGCGAGCGAGAGGCGAGCGAGACCCTGGTCGCTCTGCGCGCCGCTTCCTACGCGTACGAAGAAGGGCCCACCGTGCTCAGCGGCCTGGACTTCGACGTCACCGAGGGGCGCGCGCTTGCGCTCCTCGGCCGCAACGGCAGCGGCAAGACCACCCTCATGCGGCTGCTGAGCGGCGGACTCCGCCCGGACCAGGGCGGATTGACGCTCGGGGGCACCCCCGTGACGTACGACCGCAAGGGTCTGACCCGGCTGCGCACCACCGTGCAGCTGGTCGTCCAGGACCCGGACGACCAGCTGTTCGCGGCCTCGGTCGAGCAGGACGTGTCCTTCGGGCCGCTGAACCTGGGTCTTTCCGACGCCGAGGTCCGGGCGCGGGTCGCCGAGGCGCTCGCCGCGCTCGACATCAGCGCCCTGGCGGACCGGCCGACGCATCTGCTCTCCTACGGCCAGCGGAAGCGGACGGCCATCGCCGGCGCCGTGGCGATGCGGCCGCGCGTACTGATCCTCGACGAGCCGACGGCGGGGCTCGACCCCGACGGCCAAGAGCGCCTCCTGGACACCCTGCAAGGCCTGCGGGACGCGGGGACGACCGTGGTCATGGCCACCCACGACGTCGATCTGGCCCTCCGCTGGGCCGACGACGCGGCGCTGCTCACACCCTCGGGGGTGCGTACGGGACCGGTCGCGCAGATGCTGGCCCACCGCGACCTCCTGGCGCAGGCGGGCCTTCGCCTGCCCTGGGGGATCGCCGTATCGGAGCTGCTGCGGACCAAGGGGCTGCTCGACGTCGCGGGCGAAGGGCCGCGCACCCCCGAGGAGTTGGCGGCCCTCACGGCCCCGGCGATGCCCGGTGCGTCAGCCGGCTGA
- the cbiQ gene encoding cobalt ECF transporter T component CbiQ encodes MLPIDAAAHSSRWRRRHPVDKAVLGLGLTVLAVSLPPWPGAALVLVAALVVLLGPAGVPPRKLWRAYRVPLGFCVTGALTLIVQLGGPEGFVTLADGGPARAGGLLLRTSAASLGVLLFAFTTPMSDLLPRLVKAGVPAPVVDVALVMYRMSFLLLDSMSRIRQAQAARLGHTTRAATWRSLGGLGATAFVRAFDRATRLQAGLAGRGYDGTLRVLVPDARVSRGFVAVSAVLLTGLVALTLVLERLLP; translated from the coding sequence GTGCTCCCCATCGACGCGGCGGCGCACAGCAGTCGCTGGCGCCGCCGCCATCCCGTGGACAAGGCCGTGCTCGGGCTCGGCCTCACCGTCCTTGCCGTCTCCCTGCCGCCCTGGCCGGGTGCCGCCCTGGTCCTGGTCGCCGCGCTCGTCGTGCTGCTCGGGCCCGCCGGTGTGCCGCCGCGCAAACTGTGGCGCGCCTACCGCGTGCCGCTCGGCTTCTGCGTCACCGGCGCCCTGACCCTGATCGTGCAACTCGGCGGGCCCGAAGGGTTCGTCACGCTGGCCGACGGCGGCCCCGCGCGGGCCGGCGGTCTGCTCCTGCGCACCTCGGCGGCCTCGCTCGGTGTCCTGCTCTTCGCCTTCACCACACCGATGTCGGATCTGCTGCCCCGCCTGGTGAAGGCGGGCGTACCGGCGCCGGTCGTGGACGTCGCCCTGGTCATGTACCGCATGAGCTTCCTGCTCCTGGACTCCATGAGCAGGATCCGGCAGGCGCAGGCCGCGCGCCTCGGCCACACCACCCGGGCCGCCACCTGGCGCTCCCTCGGCGGCCTCGGCGCCACCGCGTTCGTGCGGGCCTTCGACCGGGCGACGCGATTGCAGGCCGGGCTCGCCGGGCGTGGCTACGACGGAACCCTGCGGGTGCTCGTGCCCGACGCCAGGGTCTCCCGGGGCTTCGTGGCCGTCAGCGCGGTACTCCTCACGGGCCTGGTGGCCCTCACCCTCGTACTGGAAAGGCTTCTTCCATGA
- a CDS encoding energy-coupling factor ABC transporter substrate-binding protein — MSRNAKINTLLLLIVAALAVLPLALGLGDDEKEPFAGADAQAETAITEINPDYEPWFSPLYEPPSGEVESALFALQAALGAGVLAYYFGLRKGRRQGAEIARSQEAPAPAPAPASAPTEQTTDAEGARPETEQV; from the coding sequence ATGAGCCGGAACGCGAAGATCAACACTCTGCTGCTCCTCATCGTCGCCGCGCTCGCGGTACTGCCGTTGGCGCTCGGTCTCGGCGACGACGAGAAGGAGCCGTTCGCCGGGGCCGACGCCCAGGCCGAGACCGCGATCACCGAGATCAATCCGGACTACGAACCCTGGTTCTCGCCGCTGTACGAACCCCCCTCCGGGGAGGTCGAGTCGGCGCTCTTCGCCCTGCAGGCGGCGCTGGGCGCGGGCGTCCTCGCGTACTACTTCGGTCTGCGCAAGGGACGCAGGCAGGGCGCGGAGATCGCACGGTCGCAGGAGGCACCCGCACCCGCACCCGCCCCCGCATCCGCCCCCACGGAGCAGACAACCGATGCGGAGGGCGCCCGGCCAGAGACCGAGCAGGTCTGA
- a CDS encoding energy-coupling factor ABC transporter permease: MHIAEGFLPPAHAIAWGVASAPFVVHGVRSLTREVKEHPESTLLLGASGAFTFVLSALKIPSVTGSCSHPTGTGLGAILFRPPIMTVLGTITLLFQALLLAHGGLTTLGANVFSMAIVGPWAGYAVYRLLKRYDVPLMVAVFFGAFVADLSTYCVTSVQLAMAFPDPSSGFIGALGKFGGIFAVTQIPLAVSEGLLTVIVMRLLVQSSKGELTRLGVLLQGKRSATKATETATTEKTATTEETAATEKTTTETGASA, from the coding sequence ATGCACATAGCCGAGGGTTTCCTCCCACCGGCGCACGCGATCGCCTGGGGCGTAGCGTCCGCGCCGTTCGTCGTCCACGGAGTCCGCTCCCTGACCCGTGAGGTCAAGGAGCACCCGGAGAGCACCCTGCTCCTGGGAGCCTCCGGTGCCTTCACATTTGTCCTTTCCGCACTCAAAATCCCTTCCGTCACGGGCAGTTGCTCGCACCCGACGGGAACCGGGCTCGGCGCGATCCTGTTCCGGCCGCCGATCATGACGGTGCTCGGCACCATCACCCTGCTGTTCCAGGCCCTGCTGCTCGCCCACGGCGGGCTCACCACGCTCGGCGCCAACGTGTTCTCCATGGCGATCGTCGGGCCATGGGCCGGATACGCCGTCTACCGGCTCCTGAAGCGGTACGACGTGCCGCTCATGGTCGCCGTGTTCTTCGGCGCGTTCGTCGCCGACCTGTCCACGTACTGCGTCACCAGCGTCCAGCTGGCCATGGCGTTCCCCGACCCCAGCAGCGGATTCATCGGCGCCCTGGGCAAGTTCGGCGGCATCTTCGCCGTCACGCAGATCCCCCTGGCCGTCAGCGAGGGACTGCTCACCGTCATCGTGATGCGGCTGCTCGTGCAGTCCAGCAAGGGTGAGCTGACGCGGCTCGGCGTGCTCCTCCAGGGCAAGCGGTCGGCCACCAAGGCGACGGAGACGGCGACGACGGAGAAGACCGCGACGACGGAGGAGACCGCGGCGACGGAGAAGACGACGACGGAGACGGGGGCCAGCGCCTGA